A window from Mesorhizobium sp. WSM2240 encodes these proteins:
- a CDS encoding thermonuclease family protein, which produces MPTKCEFVERDQYSRFVGNYSRTDGESVQRCLVRGGHAMDRPRHSHGAFAQEESAAKSEGIGIWQGEFQPPWELASRPAWTDSPLDRCP; this is translated from the coding sequence ATGCCGACGAAATGCGAATTCGTTGAGCGGGATCAATACAGCCGCTTCGTCGGCAATTACTCTCGGACAGACGGCGAGAGCGTTCAGCGGTGCCTGGTTCGTGGCGGCCACGCGATGGACCGGCCCCGACACAGCCACGGTGCATTCGCCCAGGAGGAGTCAGCCGCTAAGTCTGAAGGGATTGGCATCTGGCAGGGTGAGTTCCAGCCGCCATGGGAATTGGCGAGCCGCCCAGCGTGGACCGACAGTCCCCTCGACCGGTGCCCTTGA